In Spartobacteria bacterium, a genomic segment contains:
- a CDS encoding toxin: MKYEWNSEKNELLKKERGISFEIIIFHLSQGDLWKTADHPDQKKYPGQRVYFVIVEGYICLVPHVVEKDYVFLKTIIPSRKATKDYRSEKQ, from the coding sequence ATGAAGTACGAATGGAACTCAGAAAAAAACGAGCTTTTGAAGAAAGAGAGAGGAATCTCTTTCGAAATAATCATATTCCATTTATCACAAGGTGATCTATGGAAAACGGCTGACCACCCGGATCAGAAGAAATATCCCGGACAACGGGTCTATTTTGTCATCGTTGAAGGCTATATCTGCCTGGTGCCACACGTTGTAGAAAAGGATTATGTTTTTCTAAAAACGATAATTCCAAGCAGAAAGGCAACCAAAGACTACAGGAGTGAGAAACAATGA